One window from the genome of Cricetulus griseus strain 17A/GY chromosome 2, alternate assembly CriGri-PICRH-1.0, whole genome shotgun sequence encodes:
- the LOC100775036 gene encoding olfactory receptor 6B2-like, with protein sequence MRGENVTKVSTFILLGFPTAPRLQYLLFLLFLLAYLFVLMENLAIILTVWSSAPLHRPMYYFLGSLSFLEIWYVSDIIPKMLDGFLLQRKRISFAGCMTQLYFFISLVCTECVLLASMAYDRYVAICHPLRYQVIMTTGLCVQLVVFSFASAFTVSVIKVYFISSATFCGSNVLNHFFCDISPILKLACTDFSTAELVDFILAFIILVFPLLATILSYGYITLAVLRIPSATGRWRAFSTCASHLTVVTFFYVAMLFIYVRPQAIDTRSSNKLISAVYTVLTPILNPLIYCLRNKEFKDAMRRTLGLGTTLK encoded by the coding sequence ATGAGGGGAGAGAACGTGACCAAGGTCAGCACGTTCATCCTGCTGGGCTTCCCCACGGCCCCCAGGCTGCAGtacctgctcttcctcctcttcctgctcgcCTACCTCTTTGTGCTGATGGAGAACCTGGCCATCATCCTCACTGTGTGGAGCAGCGCCCCTCTCCACAGGCCCATGTACTACTTCCTGGGCTCCTTGTCTTTCCTGGAGATCTGGTATGTGTCAGACATCATCCCCAAGATGCTGGACGGCTTCCTCCTGCAGAGGAAACGCATCTCTTTTGCTGGATGCATGACCCAGCTCTATTTCTTCATCTCCCTGGTGTGCACGGAGTGTGTTCTCCTGGCttccatggcctatgaccgctacgTGGCCATCTGCCATCCCCTACGCTACCAAGTCATCATGACCACGGGGCTGTGTGTCCAGCTTGTGGTCTTCTCCTTTGCTAGTGCATTCACGGTCTCTGTGATCAAGGTCTACTTTATCTCCAGTGCCACCTTCTGTGGATCCAATGTCTTGAACCACTTCTTCTGTGACATCTCCCCCATCCTCAAGCTGGCCTGCACCGACTTCTCCACTGCAGAGCTCGTGGACTTCATCCTGGCCTTCATCATTCTGGTGTTCCCTCTCCTGGCCACCATTCTGTCCTATGGCTACATCACCCTGGCTGTGCTTCGCATCCCTTCGGCCACAGGACGGTGGAGGGCCTTCTCCACCTGTGCCTCCCACCTCACTGTGGTCACCTTCTTCTACGTGGCCATGCTTTTTATATATGTGAGGCCCCAGGCCATTGATACCCGGAGCTCCAACAAGCTCATCTCTGCTGTGTACACTGTCCTCACACCCATCTTAAACCCCTTGATCTATTGCCTGAGGAATAAAGAGTTTAAGGATGCTATGAGAAGGACCCTGGGATTGGGTACCACTTTAAAGTAG
- the LOC100767747 gene encoding olfactory receptor 6B2, translated as MRGENVTKVSTFILLGFPTAPRLQYLLFLLFLLAYLFVLMENLAIILTVWSSAPLHRPMYYFLGSLSFLEIWYVSDIIPKMLDGFLLQRKCISFAGCMTQLYFFSSLVCTECVLLASMAYDRYVAICHPLRYQVIMTTGLCVQLVVFSFASGFTISVIKVYFISSATFCGSNVLNHFFCDISPILKLACTDFSTAELVDFILAFIILVFPLLATILSYGHITLAVLRIPSATGQWRAFSTCASHLTVVTIFYVAMIFMYVRPQAIDSWSSNKLISAVYTVLTPMMNPLIYCLRNTEFKDAVRRTLGLGTTPQ; from the coding sequence ATGAGGGGAGAGAATGTGACCAAGGTCAGCACGTTCATCCTGCTGGGCTTCCCCACGGCCCCCAGGCTGCAGTAcctgctcttcctcctgttcCTGCTCGCCTACCTCTTTGTGCTGATGGAGAACCTGGCCATCATCCTCACTGTGTGGAGCAGCGCCCCTCTCCACAGGCCCATGTACTACTTCCTGGGCTCCTTGTCTTTCCTGGAGATCTGGTATGTGTCAGACATCATCCCCAAGATGCTGGACGGCTTCCTCCTGCAGAGGAAATGCATCTCTTTTGCTGGTTGCATGACCCAGCTCTACTTCTTCAGTTCCCTGGTGTGCACGGAGTGTGTTCTCCTGGCttccatggcctatgaccgctacgTGGCCATCTGCCATCCCCTACGCTACCAAGTCATCATGACCACGGGGCTGTGTGTCCAGCTTGTGGTCTTCTCCTTTGCTAGTGGCTTCACTATCTCTGTGATCAAGGTCTACTTCATCTCTAGTGCCACCTTCTGTGGATCCAATGTCTTGAACCACTTCTTCTGTGACATCTCCCCCATCCTCAAGCTGGCCTGCACCGACTTCTCCACTGCAGAGCTCGTGGACTTCATCCTGGCCTTCATCATTCTGGTGTTCCCTCTCCTGGCCACCATTCTGTCCTATGGGCACATCACCCTGGCTGTGCTTCGCATCCCTTCGGCCACGGGACAGTGGAGGGCCTTCTCCACCTGTGCCTCCCACCTCACTGTGGTCACCATCTTCTACGTGGCCATGATCTTCATGTATGTGAGGCCCCAGGCCATTGATAGCTGGAGCTCCAACAAGCTCATCTCTGCTGTGTACACTGTCCTCACACCCATGATGAACCCGTTGATCTACTGTCTGAGGAACACTGAATTTAAGGATGCTGTGAGAAGGACCCTGGGGTTGGGTACCACTCCTCAGTAG